The following coding sequences lie in one Pseudarthrobacter phenanthrenivorans Sphe3 genomic window:
- a CDS encoding phosphoribosylaminoimidazolesuccinocarboxamide synthase yields the protein MSENPASRGFSTKTLDLPGWKHLYSGKVRDLYEPVDESIVQRVGQDCVLVVASDRISAFDHVLSSEIPDKGRILTQLSLWWFDQLDVEHHVLGSTVEDGVPAQVEGRAMVCKKLDMFPVECIARGYLTGSGLQEYKASGTVCSIPLPEGLVDGSRLEHPIFTPSAKAEVGEHDENITYDAVVAMVGDDIAGRLSELTLKIYTTAEKIARERGIILADTKVEFGYDPVSGSITLGDEVLTPDSSRFWDAATYQPGKAQPSYDKQYVRDWLTSAESGWDKSSDTPPPALPDEVVNRTRSRYVEAYEKITGKPFA from the coding sequence ATGAGCGAAAACCCAGCATCCCGCGGCTTCAGCACCAAAACCCTGGACCTCCCCGGCTGGAAGCACCTCTATTCCGGGAAAGTCAGGGACCTCTACGAACCGGTTGATGAGTCAATCGTGCAACGAGTTGGCCAGGACTGCGTGCTGGTGGTGGCCAGCGACCGTATCAGCGCGTTTGACCATGTCCTCTCCAGTGAGATTCCGGACAAGGGGCGCATCCTGACCCAGCTGAGCCTGTGGTGGTTCGACCAGCTGGACGTGGAACACCACGTGCTGGGCTCCACCGTGGAGGACGGGGTTCCTGCCCAAGTGGAAGGCCGGGCCATGGTCTGCAAGAAGCTGGACATGTTCCCGGTGGAGTGCATCGCCCGTGGCTACCTCACAGGTTCCGGCCTGCAGGAGTACAAGGCGTCCGGGACCGTGTGCAGCATTCCGCTGCCAGAGGGCCTGGTTGACGGGTCCCGCCTGGAACACCCCATCTTCACGCCGTCCGCCAAGGCTGAGGTGGGCGAGCACGACGAGAACATCACCTACGACGCCGTTGTGGCCATGGTGGGTGACGATATCGCCGGGCGCCTCAGCGAGCTCACGCTGAAGATCTACACCACGGCGGAAAAAATCGCGCGGGAGCGGGGGATTATCCTCGCCGACACCAAGGTCGAATTCGGCTACGATCCCGTCTCGGGCTCAATCACCCTGGGGGACGAGGTCCTGACGCCGGATTCCTCGCGGTTCTGGGATGCCGCCACATACCAGCCGGGGAAGGCACAGCCGTCCTATGACAAGCAATATGTGCGGGATTGGCTGACGTCTGCTGAATCGGGCTGGGACAAGTCCTCGGATACGCCTCCACCGGCGCTGCCTGACGAGGTTGTGAACCGTACCCGCAGCCGCTACGTCGAGGCTTACGAGAAAATCACCGGAAAACCCTTCGCCTGA